The Nicotiana tomentosiformis chromosome 2, ASM39032v3, whole genome shotgun sequence genome includes the window GCAGTTATACCTCCTTCTTCGGTCTCTTCCAATCTAATTTCATCATTTGCTAGTTTTTGAATTTCTTGACCCAAAGTTCGCCTTTGTACTGCAAGATGGGCCAAGACACCCATTGACTTCTTACTAAGtgcatctgctaccacattagTTTTGCCCGGGTGATAAAGGAtattgatgtcataatctttcaatagctcgaGCCACCTTCTTTGTCACAAATTTAATTCTTTTTACTTGAAAATGTACTTGAGGCTTTTGTGATCTGTAAACACTTCAGAATGCTCGCCATAAAggtagtgtcgccatatctttAATGCAAACACCATTGCTGCAAGCTCCAAGTAGTGTGtggggtagttcttttcatgattctttaactgcctggaagcataagcaataactttTCCATTTTGCATCACAACCAAGACCCACTCTAGAGGCATCACTATACACTGTGAATCCACCCGAATATGTCGGCAAGGTTAACACAGGTGCAgtggtcaacctcttctttaactcTTGAAAACTCTGCTCACAAGCGTCTTAACTACTGGAACTTAACTGCGTTATGAGTCAACTTAGTTAATGGAGCTGCAAGTgaggaaaatccctctacaaaccttctatagtagccagctaaccccaagaaactcctgatttcGGTTGGCGTTGTCGGCCTAGGCCAGTTCTTGACTGCTTCTATCTTCTGAGGATCTACTTTTATGCCTTCACTAGATACCATGtggcctaagaatgccactgactgcaaccaaaactcacattttgaaaacttggcataaagctcatTCTCCTTCAAGGTCTGCAAGGCTATCCTGAGGTGTTCTGCATGATCTTCCTTGCTCTTAGAGTATACCAAAATATCGTCTATAAACACGATAATAAAGGTATcaaggaatggcttgaaaactctgttcataaggtccatgaatgcagctggagcatttgtcaacccgaaggacattactagaaattcataGTGCCCGTAGCGAGTTTTAAAGGCTGTTTTAGATATATCCTCTTCTCTGAttctcaactgatggtaccccgaccttaagtctatttttgaaaagtactttgcaccctgaagttgatcaaataaatcatcaattcgtggtagtgggtacttgttcttaatgataactttattcaactgccgatagtcgatgcacattctgagagacccatctttcttcttgacaAACAGGACCGAGGCACCCCATAGTGaaacactcggcctgatgaagcccttgtcaagaaggtctttcaattgtttcctcaactcattaagttctgctggagccatcctataaggaggtatagatatgggctgagtgcctggcatgaAATCGATGCCAAAGTCTATGATTCTTTCAGGAGGAAGTACGGGAAGGTCATCTAGGAAAACTTATGGAAATTCTCTAACAAGTGGCCCAGACTGAACAGCTGGTGGTTCTGATTCTGGATTAATGATGTGAGCCAAATAGGCGAGACACCCCTTACCGATCATTCGTtgtgccttaaggtaagaaataaacttacctacAAGCGATGCTGAACTACCCTTCCACTCTAAGACTTCTTTATTTGGAAATTGGAACCTGACTATATTGGCACGGCAATCTAACATGGCATAGCAggaagataaccaatccatacccatgatcACATGGAAATCCACCATTTCTAACTCTATGAGATCGGCCTCGGTGCTGCGACCTTGGATTGAAACTATACAACCTCTATAGACTCTTATGACTTTCACTAACTCGCCTAGTAGAGTAGATACTAGGAATGGCTCACTAAGCTATTCCGGTTCTAGCCCGAGGTTAATTGCAAAGTATGGAGTCATGTAAGAAAAAGTCAACCTGGATCAATTATGGCATAAGCATTATGTGAGCAGACTAGAAGTATACCTGTAATAACTTCTGCAGATGCCTCTGCACTCTAACGATCAAGTGTAGCAAACAAACGGGGTTGTCCCCCTCCCTGAGTAACTCGATCTGCACCTCTGCCTGCTCCATGCCCTGCCTAATTATGAGAACCACGAGCCTGAGGTGGTGCAACTGTAGTAGCTGAGGAACTAAAAGGACGAGTTGATCCCCCACTGAAATTACGTTGTAACTTTGGCCAGTTGGCCTTTATATGACCAATGTCTCCGCAATGATAGCAACCATAAAACCCGAGCTTGCACTGACCTAAATGTTGCCGCTTACATGTTCCACAAAGACCTTGTTGTTGTAGATGTTGCTCAACATGACTCTAGCtatgtgaggatgatgtcctaaaATTCTAATTCTGGCGAGACTGGTTTCCATAACTCTAGGTACGTCTGAAGAAAGACACACCACCTGACTGATGACTGGACTGATCTGATGCTAATGACTCCTTATTGGAGGGACCTCTTCCACCTCCGCTAGATGTACCATTAAACCTGCCCGCTGTCCTGGCTTTCTTGTTATGCTCTTTTTTTTCTCTCCTTTGTTGTTTGTTTTTTTCTACGTGCTTGGCGAATCCCACAACAGAGGAGAAAGTTGTCATTCCTACCGCTGCAGCTGATGTCGTATCCTTAATGTGGTAGGCCAAACCGCCAACAAACCTACGAATCTTTGCTTTATCTGTCTTAACCATGTGAGGAGCATGCTTAGCCAACCTTATGAATTTCATGTAGTACTCTTGCACACTTTTATTCCCTTGCTTGAGCTGTTCGAACTCTGTAGCCTTAGCTTCCCTATCCTCTTCCTGGATAAAGTTagccatgaaatcctcttcaaattcTTCCCAAGTAGGCGGGCCATCATCTTTATCTCTTTCCttttcccacatctcaaaccaagcgcCAACCACATCTCTAAGCTGGTAAGCAGCTAGCTCCACAGTTTCATCATCAAATGCCTTCATCGCTCGGAGGGTTTTCTTGACACCCTCCAGCCACAACATTGGATCTTCATCAGCTATAGAACCATGGAATAATAGAGGACTCAACTTTAAAAATTCATTCACTCTTGAGGACTCAGAATTGTTCTGTCTATTTGACTGAGGTGGAATCTCATCTCTTCTCTCGTTCTGGTTGgccatgaaggctttaaacatctcCATAGCACTGTTGACAGCATTAAACATCTGACTCACCTCTGGAGATATAGTTGTCTGAGCTAGAGCTGCTGTTGGGGGTGGCACTGGATCCTGAGGTATTGGATCATCATGCTCTACCCCTTCTTCATGTTCAACTCGGGGTACTTGAACCCCCTTTGTGGATTTACCCTTCCTTTTCTGAGTTGAAGCCTTCTTAATTCTACCTTGAGCCACAATAGTAGCAATAGTTTCTTGAGCAGCATCCTGAGTGTCGGTGTCAGAGTTGCGAGAATGAGCCATTTCTGCAAGTTTTGGAGAAACGAATACATCAGATAATTTCTTAGAGGTAGGCTCTACTGCACGATCTAAAGTATGAAAAAAAATGAGACTTTTCCTAAATGcttgtagcctcctgtttataagtatgACGCGCTTCATACCCATAAATAAGACACTATTAACACGGCTTCAAAGACCCCTAGGACTCCATAAACCtgacgctctgataccaagtttgtcacgacccattttctgaaTAAGCTGTGCCCGGCACCCGGTCGCTAAATTTGACCGAGCGAACTATCTGTGCTTATCAAAACTATTATAACCTCAAACTTTATATGCAATAAAGGAAATAATTTAACaaaatacttttaattaatttaaatatctaaaataaaccaGCTCTAAAAATTTATTCGTAGTAACTACTGAAATATTGCAAAGTTATTATTAAAAATACCTGAATCTTAACCCACCGActatgtctatgaagcctctactgataaactGACGCACTGCTCAGAACATAAGATTGTCTGGCTAGTTCTCCAAGTAAATAAAGAATTAACTAAATAAAGATGACTCTAAGGAATACTCCTCGAACAAAAGAggagctcaccaatagcactagaagagagggaagtcctaacccgtagcctgctcgcctgcaaaaccgATTCCTACGTTATACTGCAGACCAACGTAGGTTCCTAAAAGAGAACAtcagtaccatccattgtactcagtgagtctcGACGACATGGGACGAAACTTTACTAAAATATACATTACAAATGAAGATTTTAAATGCATGAAAAACATAAATCTTCTAAGgacaattctaaaataattgcataatagcagtttacaaatattctaaaataaattcctttctttttctttcttataaaaaaaaatacttcactttatacctcgggagttccaactatcctgacTTATTTTTCTGTCTTAGTCACCGTGTGATCGACACGAgttcgatcccaacctgatcgaataggTCCGATCCACGATGTGCcactcgcttcatggttctcagCGCTCATGTACCATACCTTAGCTTGGCTAGGCAAAATCTCAGCAACGAGACCCTCTGCTCGTGTGTTCCCTACTTTAgcacaagtagtttcaggaagtcaacgccttggtcaggaccctcgtcctggacgatgaccccttctcagaataaaggatactcccaaaaattttttctttctaaaacctcttcttgtgacttttcaagtctaaatctatTTTGGTACATCCAATATATACTCATATTGGTATCCTTAAATGTAAGGCATGacataagaatgaaataaacattcaaatttctaaagattcttgcttcttcatgaattttcaacatgaaaatgacacataagaataacacaaaaatctgaaaatttatgcacatatatcagaataaatcatctaaactttGGCTAGAAAATAATTCTAAGCTAATAGGTACTCACTCGCTCCAATTAAGTACATATCAACTCATTTAAGCAATTCATCAAACACTTTGTATGCGTGCTTTTGTGAGTTAACCACTTTAGTAAATGTTATATCAACTTACCTCAAAACTACTTGAGCCAATACATAGGTCCCAGTCCAATTTATACCCATCAAATAATTGATTCTACAACAACCAGTGCATTTGAATTAATTTAAAAGTTTCATACCTAAACATGAAACTTACTGTTGATACAGAGGAAGAAGGGAATTAACTACTCAATTCTTACCTATTACTACTGTAGGATAATTGACAATAGGAAATTTTATATACCTGGGTTCAAGAATAAGTGAGTTGTAAAGAACCCTAGAAATTTTCGTGCGTGAGCAATTTCTGACTGCCTCTGTTTCGTGAGCAAACAGAACACAAGTTATGTTTTTCGTCTAAGGCTTTTGCTTTCTGCCTTTTGCGTGAATGACAAAACTTGGTTCTGTTTTGCTTAAGGCTTGAAGCCTTTTATTTTCCAATAGCCCATTTTATGGGCTTTAGGCCCTTTTTTTAAATTTAACTTAACTAATAATTAATGATATctacttttaataattaataatattaaattattaatatttctctaattgtatatccaattatttataaatagaaaagtaactcaaaaatcaatcacaagggtttaaattcataatagaagtataatttaagattaaaataaaataaaattctatatttagcgtgtcttgaaacttttatagatttgaggagtgttacagcttaaaaggccaagtttgacttcggtcaatatttttgagtaaacgacctcgaaatcggtatttggtggttccaatagatttgtatgatgattttggacttgggcgtatgtttggatcgggttttggatgacccgggagcattggaagtaaattgaagaacttgaagttcttaagtttgattcaaatGATTTTGGGGTGctattcttagttttaatgttgtttcgggcgttctgatagttcgagcgagtccgttttatgattccaaacttgttggtatgttcgggcaaggccccggggccccgagtgtcaatcggacaagGTTCGGACCGAGATGAGAATTTGGAGCAACAGCTGATGCACTAGATCTGTCAAAACTGCAGctgcgcttggtcagccgcaggtgcgagctcgcaggtgcgggccaagactcgcagaagcggccaaaggagggcagcccaggttccgcagatgcggcccatcctctgcagaagcgagaccgcagaagcaggTACCCGTCTGTTGAAGAGATCCCAGCCGGCCCACTGAATTTCGGCAGAAGCGGacccttgtccgcagaagcgaaggcgcaggtgcggccctatgaccgcaggtgcaaaaaccgCTGGAGGCAGTGAGTCTCATTTATTACGGGTTAggaccatttttatcacattttctaccactcttgggcgatttgagagcttctaaggagggaatttcgacctaactttgtgaggtaagtaatttattttaaatatgagtttagtacatatattatgggtagatttccGCATGAAgattggtagaaatcatgggttgagataaaaaacctagggtttaataaaaaaaaatgagattttaccacaaaaatgattatgaaacttagtaaaaatcatatattatgttcctaaggttatgggtaacaacattcttcaaaattttccagaatccgggcatgtgggcccgggggtgaattttaggaatcttgtaaTTTTGGTTGGATAATCACTTTAACAGTGgatatatgaacttttgagcatagattgatcgatttattttatgtttggctagttccgagtcgtttggcatcaaatttggaggtttgagcgcattcttgaattggaaagtaagctttgagacgaggtaagtcttttttctaaccttgtaagagggaacttaccccacatgtgaacttaattaatatgtgttgttatttgtgaggggctacgtacgcacgaagtgacgagagtccatacgtagctactattcatatttatgtccgggtagttttaggtttataccatgcttgtggacaccgttatttgattatatttgttaactgtatcaaatgaaactgagttgaggatttttaaggatttaaaagctttaagtcgaattgtctttattttgaaaagaatcaagaaagggttatgatttattgataaatttatatttgaccgcgtcgcatgtatgattcacgagaggggtaatagatgcatctatggttctcgccattcgaccctcggcaatacacagtttacatttatgttggatcgggccgaatgtcctcggtggtattcgtgtgtgataatagaactggaagttcctttcataatcagtataaattcattgtttgtgtgataatatgttttaaaggaagtaagtgattcaagctcttaaatatttctgaagacttgttcagttatttcttgttctgagtcttattgttgtatatcatgcttaattagaatttcatattatcgtGTTATtggccatagtaagtgtcggagtcgacccctcatcactacttcttcgaggttagactagatacttactgggtacatattatttatgtactcacgctacacttctgtacttaattgtacaggatctgaggcaggtgcatttgTTACCATTCTGGTGCGCAAatttgatccccatctcgagacttcacggtgagctgccttccgagccgttctgcagcagctggagtctcccttatgttttatttttctgtctattcCCTTTCTGACAGTAGGCTagtgttcttttgtatattctactagattgcccacatacttgtgacaccaggtcttggtacatacactagtagacttatgattttggtttTGTTTACATGATTACAATCAGTACTTGTTTGTTTCCATTTAAATATGTCACATttgcaaatttctaaatctttttaacaaatgaggaaatgttatccacttagtaatttatttaaacgggaaaccattagtttgatcagtgttggcttacctaacaatggtgttgggtACCTCACGGCCTatgatggaattgggtcgtgacataaaaaaTGTCTTAATTAACCTATGGCCCCTTAATGTATAGCAATTCAAAATTTTGAATAGGCTAAACATACAAAGTTTACTAGCCATTTAACTTTGTGTAAAACTTTCTTCCACAACTTTGGAAAGAATCCCATTTTACAACTTTTTCCAAAAATGCATAGTTATAACTTTTTCAAGAATCCATAAACCATCATTACTATCTTTCCAAAAATTGATAAAACTTcataattttcattccaagaaTCGATAACTCTCCATACTTTATATTAAGTTTGTTGAGGAATCGGGAAGATATTTATAACAGATATATAGAGGCGCGAGGAATCAAAGATGTCACACCATTTAAGTATGCTTCTCGAGTATGTTTTGATGATTATTTTATCCCTCTTGATACTAAAAGAGTAGTCCTAACGTCTGTCTTATCAAAGTATTGGTGGTTTGTGTATCGATAAGTCCTTGTCTGTGATCTTTCTTTCAATGGTCCACCAATGTCAGCATAATCCATTATGGATTTTATCGGAGGGTGTTCTATGCAACAGGGACAATGCAACACAACTTTCCTATTTTAACATTAATTTTCTTGAGTACATCCCCATCTTATCCTTTCTTTGGAGACACTTAAGGTCTTTTTGCCTTAATAGACTTGTTGGTGTTATGTGTCTCTAAGAGTTTGACATTTTATATTTTCGCTACTAGGCGGTAAAATTTTCATTAGATGAGGCATTAAATCAGCTAAATAGTTGAATCTGATATTCAATGGTCGTCATATTAAAGGTTGTATCAGCAAAATAGTAGAAAGAATTCTAGATATAAAAACTTTGAGGATAGAAAAAAAATGAAAGGGGTGTTTTAGGCCTTGATGATAAAACTTTTACATAATAGTAATTTTTTAAATAGTTTGAGTTTTTTTTATTCTATTAGTTGCACCGAGGTGTGGAGTTTTTGTACTAGAGGTCTGGATGTGGCATTTaccaaaaaataaatttaaaagtgAATTATGTTTAATGCTCTGATATTCCTAGCAAGTTGCTAGCTAGATCTTGGGTATTTAAGAAATTCTACATCTAGATTTCAACTAGATATTGTAGCTAAGAACTAAATGAGTTATTGTGGAATCAATCCACTTCTTACTTAGTCAAATTTTTGTTTTATGTTTGTGTTATCTCAACATTTCTATTATATCTATATTATTGTGTCCTGAAACTTTTTAGATTAGAGTTGAATGATGCTTTAGAGACGTATTTTTTGAAAAGAAAATCTGCTCGAATGAGTCTGAACAGTTAAATTAACTCTCTAAAAACGTATTGTAACGAATTAAAAATCAATGTATTTCGAGTGGGTGACTATTCCTTAAACATATCACGTTATCAAGGACACGGATCTTTGGCAACCTATGGTACAAATAATGAAGGTATACTCTATTTTAAACCTCAAGTTAGCAAAATAACGATATTTACTCCAGAGTCAGTAGTGGATCAAACTCCTATTTCATCAAATATGAGTTGTGACTTTAACCTAGAAGGATATTTACGCTCAAGGTAGATATTCTCTAGATTCTTTCGGGTTGAATTTCTGGCAAATTTTCTCTTCGCTTTTACATTATTCATGGCTGATAATTGTTTTCTCTGCATCTTAGGTTAACAAATAGAATTAAGGTTAGGTATAATCATTATTTAATTTGGcaaaaattttattattatgtaaCATAGTCTTAATTACATTTTATTATGTGTTGTAGAGGTTATATGTTTAGTATATAAAAATTGTCTTAATTATCCTATGCCACTTTATGTATAGCAATTCAAAATTTTGAAGAGGCTAAACATACAAAGTTTACTAGCCGTTTAACTTTGTGTAAACGTTTCTTCCACAACTTTGGAAAGAATCTCATTTTACAACTTTTTTCCAATAATGCATAATCATGAATTTTTCAAGAATTCATAAACGATCATTACTATCTTTCCAAGAATTGATAAAACTTCATACTTTTCATTACAAGAATCAGTAACTCTCCATACTTTATATTAAGTTTGTTGGGGACTCGGGAAGATATTTATTACCCAGCGCGAAGAATCAAAGATGTCAAACCATTTAAGTATGCTTCTCGAGTGTGTTTTGATGATTATTATGTCCCTCTTGATACTAAAAGAGTAGTCCTAACGTTTGTCTTATCAATGTATTAGTGGTTCTTGTATTCATTAGTCCTTGTCTGTGATTTTTCTTTCAATGGTCTACCAATGTCAGCACAATCCATTATGGATTTTGTAGGAGGGTGTTCTATGCAACAGAGACAATGCAACACAACTTCCCCATTTAGCATTAATTTTCTTGAGTACATCCCCTCTGAGTTCGTCGGAAAAGTGATTTTACATATTGTGACCAAGAGGCTTAGATATTTTAGGGTTACAGTTCAGGGTTCTCCACTGATCATCCTAAGTTAGTGTTGGGGCTCTCTAAGCATCTCTGATACCTTAAACTTGAATACCAACTTAGAGAAGAAGTCTTTGGATTTCCAATCAATGGAAAATCCCAACGTTGATACATCTTATCCTCTCTTTGGAGACACTTAAggtatttatttttatcttttgccTTAATAGATTTGTTGGTGTTATGTGTCTCTAAGAGCCTGACATTTTATATTTTTGCTACTAGGCTGTAAAATTTTTATTATACGAGACATTAAATCAGCTAAATAGTTGAATCTGATATTCAATGGTCGTCATATTGAAGGTTGTATCAGCAAAACAGTAGAAAG containing:
- the LOC104114162 gene encoding uncharacterized protein, which encodes MAHSRNSDTDTQDAAQETIATIVAQGRIKKASTQKRKGKSTKGVQVPRVEHEEGVEHDDPIPQDPVPPPTAALAQTTISPEVSQMFNAVNSAMEMFKAFMANQNERRDEIPPQSNRQNNSESSRVNEFLKLSPLLFHGSIADEDPMLWLEGVKKTLRAMKAFDDETVELAAYQLRDVVGAWFEMWEKERDKDDGPPTWEEFEEDFMANFIQEEDREAKATEFEQLKQGNKSVQEYYMKFIRLAKHAPHMVKTDKAKIRRFVGGLAYHIKDTTSAAAVGMTTFSSVVGFAKHVEKNKQQRREKKEHNKKARTAGRFNGTSSGGGRGPSNKESLASDQSSHQSGGVSFFRRT